CtgggttttttagttttttggtgttttttaaatttaattttatttggttttatttgcttttgttttgttatttagttttggttttaggTTATTTGATTCGACCACTGGGCTGAGCATGCCTTTGCATGCAGCAGgcacatttatttccttttgttgctCTATGAACATattcattttccctttcttcataAGAAGCACTGTATTCCCAGGGTCTTGATAGCATCctaattgctatttttttcttttataatttttctagaagttgtttttttcttttagttgtCCTCAACTGTTCAAACTTAATGAAATCACCATAAATGTTCATCACTTCCTCCTCAACGAGtgcatttgctttctcttaGCTGCCTTTCATATGGGTTTACATATAGCCCATTcaaaaatgtatgttttaatttttacaaaagAGGTGTATTGtgcctttcttctgctttgatttttcatcAGTTAATTTTCCAAATTTAACTGATTAGCTTTGACTGTATTCCTTGCTTTCTGCTCTATAAACCTGTACTTCTGACTCTTTCATCACTTAAAGCCACATTGAAAACAGAatattggagaaaaaaaccagtttaaaaTGAATCGTAGTTTAACTTTAATGAGGGCGTCTTTGGAATTACCTCATccctctttaatttttattatttcataacCTCTTCAGTAGGTTGAGTAATTTTCCAGAGTCTGCTTCCTTGAAATAGAAAGCTCATTTCCCTCAATTCAAACATCTCAGTCTCTGGTGCTAAGCTAACTGTGTAGTGGAGGGATTGATGTATTTCTAAACACAAGGTGAAAAGATTTCTAAGCCAAATGTAACTTTTCTTctattacagaatcacagaaatatgAAGATGTTGCTTTTCCTGTGTCTTTTACTTGTTGGAATCCATTCCAACAGTTACTGTTATGAGCCTTATCAACAAGGGGTAAGAAACCAGAATCAAAGAGCACAAGGATACCAAAAcatgccatggcagggtgtaAGGAACAGCGTTTGTCGGTTTGCATGTTGTTTCTTCAAAGAGATTTCTTCTCGTGAAAACAATGGGaatgttttcttctctcctttgaGCATCTCTACTGCCTTTGCAATGCTGACTCTGGGTGCCAGATCAGACACCCTGACACAGATTCTTAGGGTCCTTTGCTTTAACCCTCGCCAGATTTCTGAAAATGACATACATGAAGGTTATCGTCAGCTCATGCAAATGGTAAACAGAAGGAATGGGGGGTTACAGCTGAATATGGGAAATGTTCTGTTTGTGCTTGATCGACTGAAGCCACAAGAAAAGTTTTTAAACAATCTCAGAAACTTCTATGAAGGAGAAGCTTATCCTATGAACTTCAAGAAGTCTGATCAAGCCCAGCTAAAGATCAATGAATATGTAGCAAGAAGAACGAATGGAAAAATCAAGGACCTCGTAAATAACCTAGATCCACTTACTGAAATTCTCCTTATTAGCTATATTTATTTTAACGGTAAGATATACATATTGTATTCTTCTACTCCATAAGTTATTTCCTCAGGTCAGTCTTgaacttcatcttttttttgCAATATGCTTTTGCAGATGGACTCATATCTTGTATTCCTTTTGgtcctcatttttatttaattagaaACAAAGATACTGGAAATTATGTTCTACTTGACACTAATAACTCCAAGCAAAACATATGGCAATTTTCCCCATATCTTTTAATATATAAActtctttccttcagaaaattcagtggaatatatatatacatatattgaGGAAGGCATCTCTAGGTGGTAAAGCATCAAATCCTATACAATCTAGTGGGATTCAAGCACTTTCTTAAATGCTTGGCTGAAATcaatttctgggaatttcaatccagcaggtttttttgttcaGCAAGTTCTGAGTTAAATGCAAAGAATGCTATCAAAGGAAAACGAAGCATCTTAAACAGAATATGTTTCAGTTTTGCTGTTACTGTGTATGTTTATATATTCAAAACTAAACATGCTACAACAGCTTTAGTTTCACACCCGTTCTCCTTATTTTTTTGCTAACTATGCCTTTGCCAATAGCATATCTGTACTCCTAGTGTGTCTATAGGCATAGgtttcaaccttttttttttgatttgcAGATTATAATATTTTCCAGTGAAGAGATGGACCCACCAGTATCAAATACAAGCCTATTGACAATAagcttgtttttcttaattaacTTGTGCAGTCTGCTTAGATACAGTCTTCAGATCTTCCCAGAGCTTTTCAGACTTCTGATCTAATGAGAAGAAGAGGATCAAGGCTGTAAGGCTCAAACAGTGGTCTAATAACAGATATTGCATCTTATTTCAAACTTTCTCTCTCTTACTGATTATATGCTGAAAGCAAAGTATTTGTagtcagaaaaataatattctgtaATTTATCCGATAAAAGTATAATCAAGCTTTTTAGTAGAAATGGAGATGGCatattaaacaattttttaaaggaaagctaTCCTTTTAGAACTGTTAACCTGGATGCTTGCACTTTCCAATACAAGGCTTCCcctgaaaataattaagaactctatttttgctttgttttgctttccattCACATCTCTGCTCCTTGTATTAATGTTTGGCCACAACTAAATGGAGCTAATTGAAGTACAGATGATTGATGTTTCTTAGTTCTCTTGAAAACTTATTTATCTGAAATGCTGTGTTCATTTAGACTTTTATTAAGCATCATGTACATCtttcaaaaaggcaaaaaacctgatgatttttcttttactgaaagGTGTTTGAAGAATGAGCAATGACTTTAGTAGCACAATGGCAACAAAAGCCTGAGAATCCTTGTATTAAAGATAACTTTGTATTAGTTAACTTTCAATTGTTTTAACAGTAAGAGttgttgaatttttaaaatgagatattCAGTTTACTACTGCAAAGATTTCCTAGCTCCTCTAAAGGTGGTGGAGTTTCTGTTTTAGCTCTccaattttaaagcaaatggaTTAAAGAATAGCATTAATCACAATAttatattaacatttttttaatgttgaaatCAAGAGTAGGTTAATTGTCTAGAGCTGGGATTAATCTGGAGAGGATTTCTAAGCCTTGCTTAGCTGTATAACCAGTCCATACTTTTAGGTGCTTGTGCTCTTTTTGTGCATTACAAACCTACGTGCACATTACTGGtgacaatgtttttttttcatggtgtAGTATAGTACAGAATTCTTCAAGGACAAAAGTCTGGCAATATTTTCCTGACTCTGGCCTACAAGACATGTTATTCCACTATATTGCACCAATCCCTTTTCATGCCTTAGTCAAGCTGGTAATGACAAAtacttaaaatttaattttgccaCTTGAGCACTGTGAGGCTCTTGAGGAAGGTATCCCCCTAAGACAGAAGTGAGAATAGGAATAAGAGTGCCTTTGAAATAGGAGGAAAGTATTAGTGAATATCATCTCTGTCTAATCTCTGTTAACTGATAGCCATGGTTTGGGACCTTAATGATCATCTAGCTCCAAGCCCCCTGTGATGGGCAGGGACGCCTTCTACTACACCAGAGACTGGCCTTGATCACCGCCAGGGATGGGCATCTACAAGTTATCTATTCCAGCCTCATCACCCTCATAGTTTCTAAGGATAGAAACTAAggatttcttccttatatctaatctaaatttaaattttccctctgtcagtttaaagtCATTCTCCTTTATCCTATCACTATCTGTGTGTATAAAAAGTCTTTCCCCCTCTACGGgctccctttaggtactggaagggaCTCCAAGGTCTCCTGGATCCTCTTcttcccaggctgaacaaccccaactctccaGACCTCAGATCTTTTTCATGGCCCGCATCTGGCCATACTCCAACAGGTCCACATCCTTCTTTTATTGGAAACCCCAGAGCTGAGTGCAGTACTCCAGGTGGGATCTTGCCAAAGTGAAGCAAAAGTGGAGCTGGCCACACTTTTTTTTGATGCAGCTCAGCAtatgtttggctttctgggctgcaagctGAGCCATGTTAAGGTTCTCACCAATCAACAGGACCACGTCCTTCTCCTCAGATCTGCCTTCAACTCCATTATTTTCCAGTtgtatttgtgcttgggattgccccAACTCACATGCAGGACCCTGGCTGTGTTGAACTTCATGGTATTCTAATGGGGCCACCTCTCTATCTGGgtgccatcccttccctctggagGGCATCTTTTCCTTACAGTATCTCAACAGAACACCGTCTTGGTGTCACTGTCGAACTtctgagggtgcactcaattCCACTGTTCACTCCACCAACAAAGATATTGAACAGCACTGGTCCTAACACCAACCCCCAGGGAGCACCGGTCATCCCTGGTCTCCTCTTGGAGAGCAAGCTTTGACTGAAAGCCTTCAATTGCAAACATCCAGACAATTCCTTATCCACAGAGTGGAACATCTGCCACACCCATCTCTCCAGTTTAGATATCATGCAGGACAATGTGAAATACTTTGCACAGCTCCAGGTAGATGACATCAATTGCTCTTCCTCACCACACTTTACCCTTGGTGAAATTATGCTGTCTGTCACCAATCACTTCCTAATTTTCCATGTGTCTTAGCATAGTTTCCAGGAGGATCTGCTTTGTATCTTGCCACTCAGAGTTGAGAAAGACTGGTAGTTTCCtgggttttcctttccttcattttttcaaaatgagagctgttatttctctttttcagtcaGTAGGAATTTCACTGTAATGCTGTAGCTTCTTAAATATGATGGGTAATGGTTTAGCTGTTCCATCTATTTCCCTCAGGATCTGCAGATGCATTACATCAGGTCCCACAGACATGTTTATCTTCAGGTTCTTCATATGGTCTTGAACCTGATCTTCTACAGCAGACAGTTTTTCATTCTCCCAGTCCCTGCACTTGCCAGTGTAGATTGAGGCAAAAAATGTGATTGCGTACCTCAGCCTTGTCCACATTTTGGGTAGCCAGgtttcccatttccttctggAGAGACTTCACATTTTCCCTAGTCTTCCCTTCATCATTTTCATACCTATAGAAGCTTTTCTTGTCACCCTCAATGTCGCTGGCCAGATTCAATTCTATCATACCTTAAACTTTCCTAACCTGATCCCTGGAGGctcagaaaatctctttttataCCTCCCAGGCTACCTGTCCTTGCTTCCACTCTCTGTAGGCTGTCTGTGCTTGAGTTCACCAAAGAGCTCCTTGTTCATCCACACAGGCCACCTGGCATTTTTACCTGACTTCTTTGTTAGGATGGATCACTACTTGGTGGA
This region of Catharus ustulatus isolate bCatUst1 chromosome 6, bCatUst1.pri.v2, whole genome shotgun sequence genomic DNA includes:
- the LOC116998092 gene encoding alpha-1-antiproteinase-like, producing MKMLLFLCLLLVGIHSNSYCYEPYQQGVRNQNQRAQGYQNMPWQGVRNSVCRFACCFFKEISSRENNGNVFFSPLSISTAFAMLTLGARSDTLTQILRVLCFNPRQISENDIHEGYRQLMQMVNRRNGGLQLNMGNVLFVLDRLKPQEKFLNNLRNFYEGEAYPMNFKKSDQAQLKINEYVARRTNGKIKDLVNNLDPLTEILLISYIYFNAEWEKPFDPKYTKMSKFYVDWNKAVEVPMMFGMGLFKHGYDEQLSSTVVQMDYKGGASAFFILPDRGKMRKLEKRLSCERLSRWRTLVTKSGSVNLYLPKFTLYGTYNLKEILYKMGIMDLFTDKADLSGITGQPQHRISQAIHKAVIKVDETGTEAAAATGMEMVPMSVPAMVRFDRPFLMVITVENTILFMGKIVNPLKKE